A genomic segment from Rhizoctonia solani chromosome 11, complete sequence encodes:
- a CDS encoding transporter protein SFT2 translates to MWLSDGQKIGVGLTSFGVFFMFLGVMLFFDGGLLALGNILFVSGLTLIIGPTKTFYFFARKQKLRGTICFVAGILLVFFKWPFIGMLIETFGFLNLFGDFFPVIVSFLRQLPFIGTFLNLPYIKGVVDRIAGTRTSIV, encoded by the exons ATGTGGCTTTCTGATGGACAAA AAATTGGCGTTGGTCTCACCTCTTTCGGTGTCTTCTTTATGTTTCTTGGTGTAATGCTGTTCTTCGATGGCGGCTTACTTGCGCTTGGCAAC ATCTTATTTGTGTCTGGACTTACGTTGATCATTGGTCCTACCAAAACATTTTACTTCTTTGCCCGAAAACAAAAGCTTCGTGGAACAATTTGTTTCGTCGCTGGCATCCTTCTGGTCTTCTTCAAATGGCCTTTTATTGGCATGCTTATAGAGACCTTCGGATTTCTTAACTTATTCGG CGATTTCTTCCCTGTCATCGTTTCATTCCTACGCCAATTGCCATTCATCGGAACGTTCCTGAACTTGCCGTACATAAAAGGA GTTGTAGATCGCATAGCTGGTACTCGCACATCAATAGTGTAA